The Nocardia sp. NBC_00508 nucleotide sequence CCACGATCAGGGCGATCCGGTCTACAGCACAAGAAGACTGCGCCGAAACGGTGAATCATCCAGATCACCCAGCCATCACGGTTCCGCAGCCGCGTGCGGGGGCATCATGGATCAATCCCTACCTCGCCAACGCGGCCATTCGATGGCTAACAGATCGGAGATCCCTTGCCCGCCAGCATGGTTTCCATCACACGCTGCGCGGCCCACGCGACCTGCCGTCCACCCCCGCCGACCACGTCGACCCGGTGGTTCCCGACAGGACGCGGGTGTGGACGTCGTCGGCACCGTGACAGCGGTCACCGAAGCCCGTCGAAATCGCACTGTTTTCGCAATACAGGAGCAACCATGAACGAGACCGCCGTGAATCCGGCTGATCAGGCGAGGGCGCTCGTCGACCATCGTTATCGTTCCGCCGTCCCCTACGAGGTGGAAAGGGAAAAGATCCGCGAATTCGCCCGTGTCGTCCGGGATTACCATCCGGCGCACTGGAGCGAGGCGGCCGCAGCCGAACTCGGTTTCGCTGGACTCATCGCACCCGCGACCTTCGGTTCGATAATTCTCACCAGGGTGCACCGCGAAATTCTGCATACGCTGATCACCGGGTACGACCGGACGCGGATTCTGCACGCGGACCAGGTATTCGATTTCGGCAGGCCGCTGGTCGCAGGCGACCGCATCACCTGTGACGTCTATTTCGAATCGTTCCGGCACTTCGGCGACTACGACGTCCTCGCGACCAAGACCGCGCTCATCGACCAGGACGGCACGGTGGTGCAGACCGGCTCCACCGCGCTGCTCGCACGTGTCGGCGGACGCGACCCCGGACTGGCCGAGGCGGTGCGCACTGTCGTCATGGGTGACGGCTCCCCTATCGCGACGCGACGCGGCCGCACCGAAGTGGTCGTCCCGGCCGCGTTCGACCGCCTCGCGCCGAAACCGACGCGCCGAAACCTCTGGACCGAGCGCGGTTTCGCCGATCTCACGGTGGGCACGGAACTGCCCGCGCGCACCGTACGCCTGTCTCGCGGGGACCTGGTCAACTACGCCGGGGTGACCGGCGACTCCAATCCGGTGCTGTTCGACGAGCGGATCGCCGTCGCCAGCGGTCTGCCGACCGTGGTCGCACCGGGCATGCTGAAACTCGGGCTGGCCACGTCTTTCCTGAGTGCTTGGCTCGGCGATCCCACGGCCCTCACCCGTTTCCGCGCACAGTTCGCGCACAACACGCACTACCTGCGCATTCCACCCTTGGCCGCAGCCGCGGTCGAGTTTCGCGGCCGGGTCACCTCGATCGATCCGCGCAGGCGGCGCGCGACCATCGC carries:
- a CDS encoding fused (3R)-hydroxyacyl-ACP dehydratase subunits HadA/HadB, with protein sequence MNETAVNPADQARALVDHRYRSAVPYEVEREKIREFARVVRDYHPAHWSEAAAAELGFAGLIAPATFGSIILTRVHREILHTLITGYDRTRILHADQVFDFGRPLVAGDRITCDVYFESFRHFGDYDVLATKTALIDQDGTVVQTGSTALLARVGGRDPGLAEAVRTVVMGDGSPIATRRGRTEVVVPAAFDRLAPKPTRRNLWTERGFADLTVGTELPARTVRLSRGDLVNYAGVTGDSNPVLFDERIAVASGLPTVVAPGMLKLGLATSFLSAWLGDPTALTRFRAQFAHNTHYLRIPPLAAAAVEFRGRVTSIDPRRRRATIAVAAWAEGRKLFGYAAAEVLFPQAVPAAG